From Rhizorhabdus wittichii RW1, a single genomic window includes:
- a CDS encoding putative DNA topoisomerase I (KEGG: nha:Nham_3998 putative DNA topoisomerase I), with protein sequence MKTQEDAPADTGEAGTIVDAQEAAENAGLVYVTDDSPGIVRQPYRGKFRYRDARGNVVTDEKTLKRIASLAIPPAYTDVWICPKANGHIQATGRDAKGRKQYRYHPRFREVRDSTKYEHMLDFAKALPGVRERIDADLKKRGLPREKVLAAVVHLLETTMIRIGNADYAKQNKSYGLTTLQDRHVAIDGAELRFNFKGKSGKQWRLKLKDRRIAKIVKASQDLPGQHLFQYVGEDGAQYEVTSNDINAYLREISGTDITAKDFRTWNGTVLAALALSEYEKVDSQAAAKRNVRTAIEAVASRLGNTPTVCRKCYIHPEVFESYLSDELVLEARDAVEKELREDLSRLRPEEAVVLAFLQRRLAEKAKIPAL encoded by the coding sequence ATGAAAACACAAGAGGACGCGCCGGCCGACACCGGCGAGGCAGGAACGATCGTCGATGCGCAGGAAGCCGCGGAAAATGCGGGTCTCGTCTACGTAACCGACGACAGCCCGGGAATCGTCCGCCAGCCCTACCGTGGCAAGTTTCGCTATCGCGATGCCCGGGGCAACGTCGTGACGGACGAAAAAACCCTGAAGCGGATCGCTTCGCTCGCCATCCCCCCGGCCTATACCGATGTCTGGATCTGCCCCAAAGCAAACGGGCACATCCAGGCGACCGGCCGTGACGCAAAGGGCCGCAAGCAGTATCGTTACCATCCGCGTTTCCGCGAGGTGCGCGACAGCACCAAGTACGAGCACATGCTGGACTTCGCAAAGGCCCTTCCTGGCGTGCGCGAACGCATCGATGCCGATCTCAAGAAGCGCGGGCTACCGCGCGAGAAGGTCCTGGCCGCCGTCGTGCATCTTCTCGAGACAACGATGATCCGCATCGGCAACGCGGATTATGCCAAGCAAAACAAGAGTTATGGGCTCACGACCCTCCAGGACCGCCATGTCGCGATTGACGGCGCTGAGCTCCGATTCAATTTCAAGGGCAAGAGCGGAAAGCAGTGGCGGCTGAAGCTGAAGGATCGGCGCATCGCGAAGATCGTCAAGGCCAGCCAGGATCTGCCCGGACAGCATCTGTTCCAATATGTGGGCGAAGACGGCGCGCAGTACGAAGTCACCTCGAACGATATCAACGCTTATCTTCGGGAGATTTCCGGGACGGACATCACCGCCAAGGATTTCCGCACCTGGAATGGCACGGTGCTCGCCGCTCTGGCGCTGTCCGAATATGAAAAGGTCGACAGCCAGGCTGCGGCGAAACGAAATGTCCGGACCGCAATCGAAGCCGTCGCTTCGCGGCTTGGCAACACGCCCACTGTGTGCCGCAAGTGCTACATTCATCCCGAAGTTTTCGAGAGCTACCTGAGCGACGAATTGGTCCTGGAAGCGCGGGACGCCGTCGAGAAGGAGCTTCGGGAAGACTTGTCCCGCCTCCGTCCGGAAGAAGCGGTCGTGCTGGCCTTCCTACAGCGCCGGCTCGCCGAAAAGGCAAAGATCCCGGCGTTGTAG
- a CDS encoding Alpha/beta hydrolase fold-3 domain protein (PFAM: Alpha/beta hydrolase fold-3 domain protein~KEGG: bxe:Bxe_B1333 putative lipase): protein MRKAPLLAAGTLVSAALAFAALGPVAAPVLAAAAQGQPGIPASGAKVDADNQAVLDALKGLGLRPYHTLSPAEARLQPSFADGVKAVLQKQGRPVAPPPGVATQDIQVAGGAGPIPARVYRPADAQGPLPVIVYYHGGGWVLATIDTYDASARALAREARAIVISVEYRKAPEAKFPAQHDDALAAYRWALGHAGEIGGDPRKIALAGESAGGNLALATAIAARDAKLQKPAHVLTIYPIAGSDLNTPSYQENANAMPLNRAAMAWFLHHTTRGPADATDPRINLVAANLRGLPPVTLIQAQIDPLTSEGQTLAGRLRAAGVPVATQLYPGVTHEFFGADAVIRKAGEAQRFAGTRLKASFR from the coding sequence ATGCGTAAAGCGCCTTTGCTCGCCGCCGGCACGCTTGTCTCCGCGGCTCTTGCCTTCGCCGCGCTCGGGCCCGTAGCGGCGCCGGTTTTGGCGGCGGCGGCGCAGGGCCAGCCGGGCATCCCGGCGAGCGGCGCCAAGGTCGACGCCGACAACCAGGCCGTTCTCGATGCCTTGAAAGGGCTTGGCCTGCGGCCCTACCACACGCTCAGTCCGGCCGAAGCGCGCCTGCAACCGAGCTTCGCCGACGGGGTAAAGGCCGTGCTCCAGAAGCAGGGTCGCCCGGTTGCGCCTCCACCCGGCGTCGCGACGCAGGATATCCAGGTAGCCGGCGGGGCGGGTCCGATCCCAGCACGGGTCTATCGACCGGCCGACGCACAAGGTCCCCTTCCCGTCATCGTCTACTACCATGGCGGCGGATGGGTGCTCGCGACCATCGACACCTATGATGCCTCGGCCCGTGCCCTCGCCCGAGAAGCGCGCGCGATCGTGATCTCGGTCGAATATCGCAAGGCGCCCGAGGCGAAATTCCCGGCTCAGCACGACGACGCCCTCGCGGCATACCGCTGGGCGCTCGGCCATGCCGGCGAGATCGGTGGTGACCCGCGCAAGATCGCGCTCGCGGGCGAAAGCGCCGGCGGCAACCTCGCCCTCGCGACCGCGATCGCCGCGCGCGATGCCAAGTTGCAAAAGCCCGCGCATGTATTGACCATCTATCCGATCGCCGGTTCCGACCTCAACACCCCCTCCTATCAGGAAAACGCGAATGCCATGCCGCTCAATCGGGCGGCCATGGCCTGGTTCCTCCATCACACGACGCGCGGCCCGGCTGACGCAACCGATCCGCGCATCAATCTCGTCGCGGCAAACCTGCGCGGTCTCCCGCCCGTGACCCTCATCCAGGCCCAGATCGATCCGTTGACGTCCGAGGGCCAGACGCTTGCAGGCCGGCTGCGCGCCGCGGGTGTGCCGGTTGCAACGCAGCTCTATCCTGGCGTTACGCATGAGTTCTTCGGCGCCGATGCGGTGATCCGTAAAGCTGGAGAAGCCCAGCGCTTCGCCGGCACACGGCTGAAGGCGAGCTTTCGTTGA
- a CDS encoding conserved hypothetical protein (KEGG: rpd:RPD_3212 hypothetical protein) has protein sequence MISTSARLLCLLSFGLAGSAFAQSPSNPPPPTPASTGAAMPYLQIAGESDVYEVTSSQIAVQRSQNPRVRAFASMLIDHHTKTTNVTLTQAKAAGLVPPPAVLGQGTRAQIDQLYAASPADFDRIYIAQQIPAHEQALAVQTAYAQTGDKAPLRTAATGAIPIIKQHLEHARSLKSGL, from the coding sequence ATGATTTCGACTTCCGCAAGGCTGCTCTGCCTCCTTTCGTTCGGACTGGCCGGCTCTGCCTTTGCCCAGAGCCCATCGAATCCCCCGCCGCCGACGCCCGCCTCCACCGGCGCGGCGATGCCCTATCTTCAGATTGCCGGGGAAAGCGACGTCTACGAGGTGACCTCTAGCCAGATCGCGGTGCAGCGATCGCAGAACCCGCGCGTCCGCGCCTTTGCGTCGATGCTGATCGATCACCATACGAAGACGACGAATGTCACGCTGACGCAGGCAAAGGCCGCCGGGCTTGTTCCGCCGCCGGCAGTCCTGGGGCAGGGCACGCGCGCCCAGATCGACCAGCTCTATGCCGCGAGCCCGGCGGATTTCGACCGGATCTACATCGCGCAGCAAATCCCGGCGCACGAACAGGCGCTCGCGGTCCAGACCGCCTATGCGCAGACCGGCGACAAGGCGCCGCTGCGCACGGCCGCCACCGGTGCGATCCCGATCATCAAGCAGCACCTCGAGCATGCGCGTTCGCTCAAGAGCGGCCTGTGA
- a CDS encoding PEBP family protein (PFAM: PEBP family protein~KEGG: aav:Aave_4522 glucose sorbosone dehydrogenase): MKLSAILAGTCAALALSTAAYAQQGDGTDVQVAIHVFKPDKAPAIPERLAGLKTPAGFTVTTFATGLKNPRIIAVAPNGGIYVSRREQGDVVLLKDADGNGVADGPPVVVANRPSAHGLAIKDNKLYIATVKEIFVADIRPDGMLGPLQMIVGDLPDGGQHPNRTMAFGPDGMLYVSVGSTCNACNESNPENASILRVSPDGKTRTIFARNLRNTIGFGWHPATGELWGMDHGIDDLGDDQQPEELNRIEQGKQYGWPHAFGAGAIHPQTTPPGEITKAQWLAASTPMVLGYTAHAAPMSLVFYSGGNFPAEFQNDAFVAMRGSWNRKPASGYEIVRIRFQNGQPQRFEPFVTGFLTDDGTRHIARPVGLAMLKDGSLLLSDDGNGTIFRVAYTGGAAAPTAAAVPPAQPMLAQAAKGVGVPLVLDRPETAGARGRIAVRSPAIAPQALIPERYSEYADAVSPPLAWDPVPGAQSYVLIMEDPDSLPINPFVHWVAWNIPPSTTSLPEGLQEQERLTLPDGMMQGRNSRNTPGYFGPQPPVGDPAHRYAFQVLALDKALDLPIGADRDQVLAAAQGHVIAKGSLVGRYRQAEKPPKSGVLPAGVAKTVGTKMPATRR, encoded by the coding sequence GTGAAGCTCAGCGCTATCCTCGCCGGCACCTGCGCCGCACTCGCCCTGTCGACCGCCGCTTATGCGCAGCAGGGGGATGGCACCGACGTTCAGGTCGCGATCCATGTCTTCAAGCCGGACAAGGCCCCGGCGATACCCGAGCGGCTCGCCGGGCTCAAGACGCCTGCAGGTTTCACGGTCACGACCTTCGCCACGGGCCTCAAGAATCCGCGGATCATTGCCGTGGCGCCCAATGGCGGGATCTATGTCAGCCGGCGCGAGCAGGGCGACGTCGTACTCCTGAAGGACGCCGACGGAAATGGCGTGGCCGATGGGCCGCCGGTGGTCGTTGCGAACCGCCCGAGCGCCCACGGCCTCGCGATCAAGGACAACAAGCTCTACATCGCGACGGTGAAGGAGATTTTCGTCGCCGACATCCGGCCCGACGGCATGCTCGGACCGCTCCAGATGATCGTCGGCGACTTGCCCGATGGCGGCCAGCACCCCAATCGGACGATGGCCTTCGGACCTGACGGCATGCTCTATGTGAGCGTGGGCTCCACCTGCAATGCGTGCAACGAGAGCAATCCTGAAAACGCATCGATCCTGCGTGTCTCGCCCGATGGGAAGACCCGGACGATCTTCGCCCGTAATCTGCGCAACACGATCGGCTTCGGCTGGCATCCGGCGACCGGCGAGCTGTGGGGAATGGACCACGGCATCGACGATCTCGGCGACGACCAACAGCCCGAAGAGCTGAACCGCATCGAGCAGGGCAAGCAATATGGCTGGCCTCATGCCTTCGGCGCTGGCGCGATCCACCCCCAGACGACCCCGCCCGGGGAGATCACCAAGGCCCAGTGGCTTGCGGCAAGCACGCCGATGGTGCTCGGCTACACCGCGCACGCCGCGCCGATGAGCCTCGTCTTCTATTCGGGCGGCAATTTCCCGGCCGAGTTCCAGAACGATGCCTTCGTTGCGATGCGCGGATCATGGAACCGCAAACCGGCCTCGGGCTACGAGATCGTACGGATCCGCTTCCAGAACGGTCAGCCGCAACGCTTCGAGCCCTTTGTCACGGGTTTCCTGACCGACGACGGGACGCGCCATATCGCCCGTCCCGTTGGCCTCGCCATGCTGAAGGACGGCTCGCTGCTCCTTTCGGACGATGGCAATGGCACGATTTTCCGCGTTGCCTACACGGGCGGGGCCGCAGCCCCCACCGCAGCAGCCGTGCCGCCCGCGCAGCCAATGCTTGCGCAGGCCGCCAAGGGTGTGGGGGTCCCGCTGGTACTCGACCGGCCCGAGACGGCTGGTGCCCGCGGCCGGATTGCGGTGCGTTCGCCCGCCATCGCGCCGCAGGCGCTGATCCCTGAACGCTATAGCGAATATGCCGATGCGGTGTCGCCGCCGCTTGCGTGGGATCCCGTGCCCGGCGCGCAGTCCTATGTGCTCATCATGGAGGACCCGGACTCGCTGCCGATCAATCCGTTCGTCCATTGGGTCGCCTGGAATATTCCGCCCTCGACGACCAGCCTTCCCGAAGGTCTGCAGGAGCAGGAGCGGCTGACCTTGCCGGATGGCATGATGCAAGGGCGCAACAGCCGAAATACGCCCGGATATTTCGGCCCGCAGCCGCCGGTCGGTGACCCCGCGCATCGCTACGCATTCCAGGTGCTGGCGCTAGACAAGGCCCTCGATCTGCCGATCGGCGCAGACCGCGATCAGGTGCTTGCCGCCGCGCAGGGCCACGTCATCGCCAAGGGCTCGCTCGTGGGCCGCTACCGCCAGGCCGAGAAGCCGCCGAAGTCGGGCGTCCTGCCCGCGGGCGTCGCCAAGACGGTCGGAACCAAGATGCCCGCGACCCGCCGCTGA
- a CDS encoding MscS Mechanosensitive ion channel (PFAM: MscS Mechanosensitive ion channel~KEGG: sal:Sala_2160 MscS mechanosensitive ion channel): MDPRFSFDRMIDEATHWIGANWLEIAIATAAGAAIYLLLNLVRGWSVKLCQRGEGAASWYSILGRAFGRTGQIFMILVAARLVVGYADAPAWLTTTVATLFTISAVFQGALWAREVVFGAIEHRMRDQEHNSRALMSALGIIRLLVTISLFAIALVVVLSNLGVNVTGLVTGLGIGGIAIGLAAQGIFADLFAALAILFDRPFRIGDSISYDKGAGSGTVESIGLKSTRIRGGPGEERIIANKKLLDFEILNTTRRLRNRFKFEFVIGYAAAPEVILKIPGLLKDAVESEGYTLIHGGVNGFVSSGISYDVEFESKEADFPADARDRVTAAILSRFRDNDISFAYPTQVNLLAEKTKPDPPAQVREESGRA, translated from the coding sequence ATGGATCCACGTTTCAGTTTTGACCGAATGATCGACGAGGCCACGCATTGGATCGGGGCCAACTGGCTCGAGATCGCGATTGCCACCGCCGCGGGCGCGGCGATCTATCTGCTGCTCAACCTTGTGCGCGGATGGAGTGTAAAACTGTGCCAGCGGGGCGAAGGCGCGGCGAGCTGGTACAGTATCCTGGGGCGAGCCTTCGGACGTACCGGGCAGATCTTCATGATCCTTGTCGCCGCCCGGCTCGTAGTGGGATACGCCGACGCACCGGCCTGGCTGACTACCACGGTCGCCACTTTGTTCACGATCTCCGCGGTATTCCAGGGCGCGCTATGGGCCCGAGAAGTCGTCTTCGGAGCGATCGAGCATCGCATGCGCGACCAGGAGCATAACAGTCGGGCACTCATGAGCGCCCTTGGCATCATACGGCTCCTTGTGACGATCTCCCTCTTCGCGATCGCGCTCGTGGTGGTGCTGAGCAATCTGGGGGTGAACGTCACCGGGCTGGTTACGGGCCTTGGGATTGGCGGCATCGCGATTGGCCTCGCGGCACAAGGCATTTTCGCCGACTTGTTCGCAGCGCTCGCCATTCTTTTCGACCGCCCGTTTCGCATTGGCGATTCCATTTCCTATGACAAGGGCGCCGGCTCGGGGACAGTTGAATCGATCGGTCTCAAGTCGACGCGGATTCGCGGCGGGCCCGGCGAAGAGCGGATTATCGCGAACAAGAAGCTGCTGGACTTCGAAATCCTCAACACGACCCGACGCCTGCGCAACCGTTTCAAGTTCGAGTTTGTGATTGGGTACGCTGCGGCGCCGGAAGTCATCCTCAAGATACCGGGTCTGCTGAAGGACGCGGTCGAAAGCGAAGGCTACACCCTCATACATGGCGGGGTGAACGGCTTCGTCTCAAGCGGCATCAGCTACGACGTCGAGTTCGAGTCGAAAGAAGCAGACTTCCCGGCCGATGCACGAGACAGGGTGACCGCGGCGATACTGTCGCGCTTTCGCGATAATGACATCAGCTTCGCTTACCCGACCCAGGTGAACTTGCTCGCCGAGAAGACGAAGCCAGACCCGCCCGCGCAGGTCAGGGAAGAGAGCGGACGGGCGTGA
- a CDS encoding short-chain dehydrogenase/reductase SDR (PFAM: NAD-dependent epimerase/dehydratase; short-chain dehydrogenase/reductase SDR; KR~KEGG: eli:ELI_14500 oxidoreductase) codes for MSDTQGMIHEDALPGHESGLDPRPEWQPRYKGSDRLAGKVAIITGADSGIGRAVAALYAREGADIAIAYLCEDDDAAETKRIVEAEGRQAITIRGDIGEKDTSERIVAETLSAFGKIDILVNNAGEQHPDKDITDITEEQLRRTFQTNIFGMFFLVQAARPHLKEGAAIINCTSVTMYQGSKELLDYSSTKGAITAFTRSLSENLVGDGIRVNAVAPGPIWTPLNPCGGASPEKLEHFGENTPMGRPGQPNEVAPAFLFLACDDSSYMSGQVLHPNGGTIVNG; via the coding sequence ATGAGCGATACCCAGGGGATGATTCACGAAGATGCGCTTCCGGGTCACGAGAGCGGTCTCGATCCGCGGCCAGAGTGGCAACCGCGCTACAAGGGTTCCGATCGCCTCGCGGGCAAGGTCGCGATCATAACCGGTGCTGACAGCGGGATCGGCCGGGCGGTGGCGGCTCTCTATGCCCGGGAAGGCGCCGACATCGCGATCGCTTATCTGTGCGAAGATGACGACGCCGCCGAGACGAAGCGCATCGTCGAGGCTGAAGGCCGCCAGGCGATCACCATCCGAGGCGATATCGGAGAAAAGGATACTTCGGAGCGGATCGTCGCCGAGACGCTCAGCGCGTTCGGCAAAATCGACATCCTGGTCAACAATGCCGGCGAGCAGCATCCCGACAAGGACATCACCGACATTACCGAGGAACAGCTACGGCGCACGTTCCAGACCAACATCTTCGGGATGTTTTTCCTCGTCCAGGCGGCGCGGCCGCATCTCAAGGAGGGCGCGGCCATCATCAACTGCACCTCGGTCACCATGTACCAGGGTTCAAAGGAGCTGCTCGACTACAGTTCAACCAAGGGCGCCATCACCGCCTTCACCCGCTCGCTGTCCGAGAACCTCGTCGGCGACGGCATTCGCGTCAATGCGGTGGCGCCGGGACCAATCTGGACCCCGCTCAACCCCTGCGGCGGCGCCAGCCCGGAGAAGCTCGAGCATTTTGGCGAGAACACCCCGATGGGCCGGCCCGGACAGCCCAACGAGGTCGCCCCCGCCTTCCTGTTCCTCGCCTGCGACGACTCCAGCTACATGTCAGGGCAAGTCCTGCATCCCAACGGCGGCACGATCGTGAACGGTTAA
- a CDS encoding conserved hypothetical protein (KEGG: mlo:mlr0992 hypothetical protein): MTDIVFVHGMFQNPKSWENWIRMFIDKGYNCHAPAWPLHEGDPRSLRDNPPPGLGELRLKDVIASIEATVHGLDRPVMIGHSVGGLITQILLSRGLLSAGVAIDSVAPNAMVDFDWGFLKNSAIIANPLKGDEPIYMDAKTFHGAFANSLSEGEAERAFEATATHDSRNILRDCMGEDGRIDLDAPHAPLLLIGGEEDEIIPAHLTEKNHSAYKDEGSVAEFVSFTGRSHFICNEPGWEEVARTALQFIERNGVRAGSGARSIEPM; this comes from the coding sequence ATGACCGACATCGTCTTCGTCCACGGCATGTTCCAGAACCCCAAAAGCTGGGAAAACTGGATCCGTATGTTCATCGACAAGGGGTACAACTGCCACGCCCCGGCCTGGCCGCTGCATGAAGGTGATCCGCGCTCGCTGCGCGATAATCCGCCGCCGGGTCTGGGCGAACTTCGCCTCAAGGATGTCATCGCATCTATCGAGGCTACGGTGCATGGCCTCGACCGCCCGGTGATGATCGGCCATTCGGTGGGCGGTCTCATTACCCAGATCCTGTTGAGCCGGGGACTGCTGTCGGCTGGGGTGGCGATCGATTCCGTCGCGCCCAATGCCATGGTCGACTTCGACTGGGGCTTTCTCAAGAACAGCGCGATCATCGCCAACCCGCTGAAGGGTGACGAACCGATCTACATGGATGCCAAGACCTTCCACGGCGCATTCGCCAACAGTTTGAGCGAAGGGGAGGCAGAGCGCGCGTTCGAAGCGACGGCGACGCATGACAGCCGCAATATCCTGCGCGACTGTATGGGAGAGGATGGCCGGATCGATCTCGACGCGCCGCACGCGCCCCTGCTGCTGATCGGCGGTGAGGAGGACGAGATCATCCCGGCGCATCTGACCGAGAAGAATCACAGCGCCTATAAGGATGAGGGGAGCGTTGCGGAGTTCGTGTCCTTTACAGGCCGGAGCCACTTCATCTGCAACGAGCCCGGCTGGGAAGAGGTCGCGCGGACGGCGCTCCAGTTCATCGAGCGCAACGGCGTCCGTGCCGGATCTGGCGCCCGCAGCATTGAACCGATGTGA
- a CDS encoding two component transcriptional regulator, LuxR family (PFAM: regulatory protein, LuxR; response regulator receiver; Sigma-70, region 4 type 2~KEGG: nar:Saro_1578 two component transcriptional regulator, LuxR family), translated as MASDPIVYVIDDDDSVRHSLEFLLDVAGIRVRSYASADAFLKSSPPLAGACLVTDVRMPGMTGIELAEKLQHGGAGVPVIVVTGHADVPLAIQAMKAGVADFIEKPFDDEVMLSAIRNALARTAGDAASATERQAILDRIATLSPREREVMDGLVAGQANKAIAYDLEISARTVEVYRANVMMKMQAKTLSDLVRMVTIARLS; from the coding sequence ATGGCGAGTGATCCGATTGTTTATGTGATCGATGACGACGATAGCGTCCGGCATTCGCTGGAATTTCTCCTCGATGTGGCGGGGATACGGGTGCGCTCCTATGCTTCGGCCGACGCCTTTCTCAAATCATCGCCGCCTCTCGCCGGCGCCTGCCTCGTGACCGACGTGCGCATGCCGGGGATGACCGGCATCGAGCTGGCCGAAAAGCTGCAGCACGGGGGCGCAGGAGTCCCTGTCATCGTCGTGACCGGGCATGCCGACGTCCCGCTGGCGATCCAGGCGATGAAAGCCGGCGTGGCGGACTTCATCGAAAAGCCGTTCGATGACGAGGTCATGCTGAGCGCGATCCGCAACGCGCTGGCTCGCACCGCGGGAGATGCCGCCTCCGCCACGGAAAGGCAGGCCATCCTCGACCGCATCGCCACGCTCAGCCCGCGCGAGCGCGAGGTCATGGACGGCCTCGTCGCGGGCCAGGCGAACAAGGCGATCGCCTATGACCTGGAGATCAGCGCGAGGACGGTCGAGGTCTACCGCGCCAATGTCATGATGAAAATGCAGGCAAAGACCCTGTCCGACCTCGTGCGGATGGTCACGATCGCGCGGCTATCCTGA
- a CDS encoding PAS/PAC sensor signal transduction histidine kinase (TIGRFAM: PAS sensor protein~PFAM: ATP-binding region, ATPase domain protein domain protein; histidine kinase A domain protein domain protein; PAS fold-4 domain protein; PAS fold domain protein~SMART: PAS domain containing protein~KEGG: nar:Saro_1577 multi-sensor signal transduction histidine kinase), whose amino-acid sequence MARGNGASRLLPRLALPAALGVALLAIAGGLAVRLLFADQLGARATFIFFVPGVVAASALSGLRVGAMASLAGAAAGLWCDHLTGPIEEGSVIAAVAFVAIGLAIALGGEWFQRARLASDEAAAGLASREAHLRSILDTVPDAMVVIDAAGLIRDFSPAAERMFGWKAQEIAGRNVRLLMPEPYRAAHDGYLDRYYQTGERRIIGKGRVVVGERRDGSTFPLELAVGEVQVNGQRFFTGFIRDLTERQHAEARLQELQSELVHVSRLTALGEMASALAHELNQPLSAIANYLKGSKMLLEREEDRNDRVIDAVGRAAAEALRAGKIIRRLRDFVARGETERAVESLPKLVEEASALALVGAKEHGIRVQHDFSPEIDLVLADKVQIQQVVLNLVRNAIDAMAGNGSGPRALTIAIAPADTDMARVTVADTGPGIAADVADRLFQPFITTKRTGMGVGLSISRTIVEAHGGRIWAESHEGGGAVFGFTLPKADKEGPGDGE is encoded by the coding sequence GTGGCCCGCGGCAATGGTGCAAGCCGGCTCCTGCCCCGGCTCGCCCTGCCCGCTGCCCTCGGCGTCGCGCTGCTCGCGATCGCCGGTGGCCTCGCCGTACGGCTCCTGTTTGCCGATCAGCTCGGCGCGCGCGCGACCTTCATCTTCTTCGTCCCGGGCGTGGTCGCCGCAAGCGCCCTGTCAGGCCTTCGCGTCGGCGCGATGGCTTCGCTGGCCGGCGCAGCCGCCGGCCTGTGGTGCGACCACCTGACAGGCCCGATCGAGGAAGGCAGCGTAATTGCTGCGGTGGCTTTCGTAGCGATCGGGCTCGCCATCGCGCTAGGGGGCGAGTGGTTTCAGCGAGCCCGTCTTGCTTCGGACGAGGCCGCCGCCGGCCTCGCCAGCCGAGAGGCGCATCTGCGCTCGATCCTCGACACCGTCCCCGACGCCATGGTGGTGATCGACGCTGCGGGGCTCATTCGCGACTTCAGCCCAGCGGCGGAACGGATGTTCGGCTGGAAGGCGCAGGAGATAGCGGGCCGCAACGTGCGGCTGCTGATGCCCGAGCCCTACCGCGCAGCCCATGATGGCTATCTGGATCGCTATTACCAGACGGGAGAGCGCCGCATCATCGGCAAGGGCCGCGTCGTCGTAGGCGAACGCCGCGACGGATCGACCTTTCCGCTCGAACTCGCCGTCGGCGAAGTCCAGGTCAACGGACAGCGCTTTTTCACCGGCTTCATCCGCGATCTCACCGAGCGCCAACATGCCGAGGCGAGGCTGCAGGAACTGCAGAGCGAACTCGTTCACGTCTCGCGGCTGACCGCCCTGGGTGAAATGGCCTCGGCCCTCGCCCATGAACTGAACCAGCCCCTCTCCGCCATCGCCAACTATCTCAAGGGCAGCAAGATGCTGCTCGAACGCGAGGAAGATCGCAACGACCGGGTTATCGATGCGGTCGGCCGCGCTGCCGCCGAGGCGCTGCGCGCCGGGAAAATCATCCGCCGGCTGCGCGATTTCGTCGCGCGCGGCGAAACCGAACGAGCGGTCGAAAGCCTGCCGAAGCTTGTCGAGGAGGCGAGCGCGCTGGCGCTCGTTGGCGCCAAGGAGCATGGGATACGCGTCCAGCATGACTTCAGCCCTGAGATCGACCTCGTGCTCGCGGACAAGGTGCAAATCCAGCAGGTGGTGCTCAACCTCGTTCGCAATGCCATCGACGCCATGGCCGGGAATGGATCGGGGCCACGTGCGCTGACCATCGCCATCGCGCCGGCCGACACCGACATGGCGCGGGTGACGGTCGCCGATACCGGCCCGGGCATCGCGGCCGATGTGGCAGACCGGCTGTTTCAACCATTCATCACCACGAAACGCACCGGCATGGGTGTAGGCCTCTCGATCTCGCGCACGATCGTCGAGGCCCATGGCGGGCGCATTTGGGCCGAATCTCATGAAGGGGGCGGGGCCGTGTTCGGCTTCACGCTGCCCAAGGCGGACAAGGAAGGGCCAGGCGATGGCGAGTGA